In one window of Brenneria goodwinii DNA:
- a CDS encoding CdaR family transcriptional regulator — MASYHLNAKMAQDIVARTMQIIDSNINVMDARGKIIGSGDQERLGELHEGALLALSQGRIVDIDEAVARHLHGVRPGINLPLHIDGDIVGVIGLTGNPGQLRQYGELVCMTAEMMLEQARLLHMLAQDSRLREELVLNLLRTDELSPALMEWAQRLGIDLNQPRVVAVVEVDSGQLGVDSAMAELQQLQTLLTTPERDNLIAIVSLTEMVVLKPALNGHGRWDAEEHRRRVDNLLSRMAESSRLRVRLALGNYFSGPGSIARSYRTARTTMSVGKQRMPAQRCYYYQDLMLPVLLDSLRGGWQANELVRPLTRLKAMDSNGLLRRTLNAWFRNNVQPGATAKALFIHRNTLEYRLNRISELTGLDLGNFDDRLLLYIALQLDEEE; from the coding sequence ATGGCGTCGTATCATCTCAATGCTAAAATGGCTCAGGATATTGTTGCGCGTACAATGCAGATTATTGATAGCAATATCAACGTGATGGATGCCCGCGGCAAAATCATCGGCAGCGGCGACCAAGAGCGATTGGGTGAATTGCATGAAGGCGCATTACTGGCGTTATCGCAAGGGCGGATCGTCGACATTGACGAAGCGGTGGCTCGGCACTTGCACGGCGTACGCCCGGGTATCAATTTGCCGCTGCATATTGACGGCGATATCGTCGGGGTAATTGGCCTTACCGGCAATCCGGGGCAGTTACGTCAGTATGGCGAACTGGTCTGCATGACCGCGGAAATGATGCTTGAGCAGGCGAGGCTGTTGCATATGCTGGCGCAGGATAGCCGCCTGCGTGAAGAACTGGTGCTTAATCTGCTGCGTACTGATGAACTGTCGCCCGCTTTGATGGAATGGGCCCAGCGTTTAGGTATCGACCTTAATCAGCCGCGCGTTGTGGCCGTGGTTGAGGTCGATAGCGGACAGCTTGGCGTAGACAGCGCCATGGCCGAGCTCCAGCAGTTGCAGACGTTGCTGACGACGCCGGAGCGCGACAACCTGATAGCCATTGTTTCCCTGACGGAAATGGTGGTGTTGAAACCGGCATTGAACGGCCATGGCCGCTGGGATGCGGAAGAGCATCGCCGGCGGGTGGATAACCTGCTGTCGCGCATGGCGGAAAGCAGCCGGTTGCGCGTTCGTCTGGCGTTGGGGAACTACTTCTCCGGTCCGGGTAGTATTGCCCGTTCTTACCGTACCGCCCGGACGACCATGAGCGTCGGCAAGCAACGGATGCCTGCGCAGCGTTGCTATTACTATCAGGATTTAATGCTGCCGGTATTATTGGATAGCCTGCGGGGCGGCTGGCAGGCGAACGAACTGGTGCGTCCGTTAACCAGGCTCAAGGCGATGGACAGCAATGGTTTGTTACGCCGAACGCTAAACGCCTGGTTCCGTAATAACGTCCAGCCCGGCGCCACGGCAAAAGCCTTATTTATCCATCGCAATACATTGGAATACCGTCTGAATCGCATCTCTGAACTCACCGGCCTGGATTTAGGTAATTTCGACGATCGTCTGCTGCTGTATATCGCTCTGCAACTGGATGAAGAAGAGTAG
- a CDS encoding sulfate ABC transporter substrate-binding protein produces MSIRRLGLSLATATLLFSGVASAATELLNVSYDPTRELYQQYNAAFIKHWKETTGEDVSIKNSHGGSGKQARSVIDGLQADVVTLALAGDIDALNLNTQIIDPKWQARLPDNSTPYTSTIVFLVRKGNPKQIKDWDDLIKPGVEVITPNPKTSGGARWNFLAAWAYAKAQPGGNDETALKFVTEVYRHAPVLDTGARGSTISFVQRQLGDVLLAWENEAYLSLQEQGGDQLEIVTPSLSILAEPPVAVVDKVVDRKGTRKQAEAYLQYLYSDEAQRIIGKNFYRPRNAKIAEEFKDQFAPVNLVTIDKDFGGWKTTQETFFNDGGVFDKIFQEINK; encoded by the coding sequence ATGTCAATACGCCGTCTGGGATTATCTCTTGCTACAGCCACGCTACTATTTTCTGGCGTTGCCTCTGCGGCAACAGAGTTACTGAATGTTTCTTATGACCCTACCCGCGAGCTCTATCAGCAATATAACGCCGCTTTTATCAAGCATTGGAAAGAGACTACCGGCGAGGATGTTTCGATCAAGAATTCACATGGCGGGTCGGGTAAACAGGCCCGTTCCGTCATCGACGGTTTACAGGCGGATGTGGTAACGCTGGCGCTGGCGGGCGATATCGATGCGCTTAATCTGAATACACAAATTATCGATCCGAAATGGCAGGCACGTTTGCCTGACAACAGCACGCCTTATACCTCCACCATCGTTTTTCTGGTGAGAAAGGGGAATCCGAAGCAGATTAAAGATTGGGACGATCTGATTAAACCGGGTGTTGAAGTGATCACGCCAAATCCGAAAACTTCCGGCGGGGCGCGTTGGAATTTCCTGGCGGCCTGGGCCTATGCCAAAGCTCAGCCCGGCGGTAATGATGAAACGGCGCTGAAGTTTGTGACTGAAGTGTATCGTCACGCGCCGGTTCTGGATACCGGGGCTCGTGGTTCGACCATCAGCTTTGTTCAGCGTCAACTGGGCGATGTTCTGTTGGCCTGGGAAAACGAAGCCTATCTTTCTCTGCAAGAGCAGGGCGGCGATCAGCTTGAAATTGTCACGCCATCGCTGTCCATTCTGGCCGAACCTCCAGTTGCGGTGGTGGATAAGGTGGTAGATCGCAAAGGCACGCGCAAGCAGGCGGAAGCCTATCTGCAATATCTTTACAGTGATGAGGCGCAGCGGATTATCGGTAAAAACTTCTATCGCCCGCGTAATGCCAAAATTGCCGAAGAATTTAAAGATCAGTTTGCGCCGGTGAATCTGGTAACCATTGATAAAGACTTTGGCGGTTGGAAAACCACACAGGAAACCTTCTTTAATGATGGCGGTGTGTTCGACAAAATCTTCCAAGAGATTAATAAGTAA
- the degP gene encoding serine endoprotease DegP, with amino-acid sequence MKRKSLVLSALTLSLAMAMGPLGANAAELIPSSSSSNQLPSLAPMLEKVMPSVVSIAVEGHTSVAREKIPQQLQPFFGDNSPFCQDGSPFQDSPICQGEDDGDGQSSRQQAFQALGAGVIINAEKGYVVTNNHVVDNADKIQVRLNDGRKYDAKVIGKDPRSDVALVQLQNFKNLTAIQMADSDQLRVGDYTVAIGNPYGLGETATSGIVSALGRSGLNIENYENFIQTDAAINRGNSGGALVNLNGELIGLNTAILAPDGGNIGIGFAIPSNMVKSLVAQIVEFGEVKRGELGITGTELNSELAQAMKVDAQRGAFVSQVQPKSAAAEAGIKAGDVIVSLNGKAISSFAALRAQVGSLPVGSKLSLGLLRDGKPLTVEVTLQQSSQAQVASGNLYSGIEGAELSNTQIDGQKGVKVDNVKAGSAAAKIGLKKDDIILGVNQQPVQNLGELRKILDSKPAVLALSIRRGDSNIYLLTQ; translated from the coding sequence ATGAAAAGAAAATCATTGGTTCTGAGTGCGCTGACGCTAAGTTTGGCGATGGCTATGGGGCCGCTGGGTGCAAATGCGGCAGAGTTGATCCCATCCTCTTCTTCCTCAAATCAGTTGCCCAGCCTGGCGCCGATGCTGGAAAAAGTTATGCCTTCGGTAGTGAGCATCGCCGTAGAAGGGCATACCAGCGTCGCCAGAGAAAAGATCCCGCAGCAGTTACAGCCGTTCTTTGGTGATAATTCCCCATTTTGTCAGGATGGTTCGCCGTTTCAGGATTCCCCCATCTGTCAGGGCGAGGACGACGGTGACGGGCAGTCATCCCGCCAGCAGGCTTTTCAAGCACTGGGCGCCGGGGTGATCATCAATGCTGAAAAAGGCTACGTGGTAACCAATAATCACGTGGTGGATAACGCGGATAAAATTCAGGTCCGGCTTAACGACGGCCGTAAATATGATGCCAAAGTGATCGGCAAAGATCCGCGTTCTGACGTTGCATTGGTGCAGTTGCAGAACTTCAAGAATCTGACGGCGATCCAAATGGCTGATTCCGATCAGCTGCGCGTCGGCGATTACACCGTCGCGATCGGTAATCCGTATGGTCTGGGTGAAACGGCAACCTCCGGGATTGTCTCGGCGCTGGGGCGCAGCGGGCTGAATATCGAAAATTATGAAAACTTTATTCAGACCGATGCGGCCATCAACCGCGGTAATTCCGGTGGGGCGCTGGTTAACCTGAATGGCGAACTGATTGGTTTGAACACCGCTATTCTGGCGCCGGACGGCGGCAATATCGGTATCGGTTTTGCGATCCCCAGCAATATGGTGAAAAGTCTGGTCGCCCAGATTGTTGAATTTGGTGAAGTGAAACGCGGTGAACTGGGCATTACCGGGACGGAACTGAACTCAGAACTGGCCCAGGCGATGAAAGTGGATGCGCAACGCGGCGCGTTCGTCAGCCAGGTTCAACCGAAATCAGCCGCCGCCGAAGCGGGAATTAAAGCGGGTGACGTCATCGTTTCGTTAAACGGCAAAGCGATAAGCAGCTTCGCGGCATTGCGGGCCCAGGTCGGGTCGTTGCCGGTGGGCAGCAAACTGTCGCTGGGTCTGCTGCGTGACGGCAAGCCGCTCACGGTAGAGGTCACGTTGCAGCAAAGCAGCCAGGCGCAGGTTGCATCGGGGAACCTTTATTCCGGTATTGAGGGCGCCGAACTAAGCAATACTCAGATTGATGGTCAAAAAGGCGTCAAGGTCGATAACGTCAAGGCGGGTTCCGCTGCGGCGAAAATCGGTTTGAAAAAGGATGACATTATCCTGGGCGTCAATCAGCAGCCGGTACAGAATCTTGGCGAGCTGCGTAAGATTCTGGATAGTAAGCCGGCCGTCCTGGCGTTGAGTATCCGTCGCGGCGACAGCAATATTTATCTGCTGACGCAATAA
- the mtnN gene encoding 5'-methylthioadenosine/S-adenosylhomocysteine nucleosidase: MKVGIIGAMEQEVTLLRDRIENLQTIQRAGCEIYSGQLNGVDVALLKSGIGKVSAALGTTLLLEHCRPDAVINTGSAGGLAATLKVGDIVVSDEVRYHDADVTAFGYEPGQMAGCPAAFIADEGLITLAQNAITKLQLNAVRGLIVSGDVFINGAEPLARIRKTFPKAIAVEMEATAIAHVCHQFAVPFVIVRAISDVADQESHLSFDEFLSVAAQQSTRMVETMLQALAEHR; the protein is encoded by the coding sequence ATGAAAGTCGGCATTATCGGCGCTATGGAACAAGAAGTTACCTTGCTTCGCGATCGCATCGAAAACCTCCAGACCATACAGCGCGCAGGTTGCGAAATTTACAGCGGTCAATTAAACGGTGTCGACGTCGCCTTATTGAAGTCAGGCATCGGTAAAGTCTCCGCCGCGCTGGGCACTACATTATTGCTGGAACATTGCCGGCCAGACGCGGTGATTAATACCGGTTCGGCCGGCGGCCTGGCCGCAACGCTGAAGGTGGGCGATATCGTGGTTTCCGATGAAGTTCGCTATCACGACGCCGATGTTACCGCCTTTGGCTACGAACCCGGCCAGATGGCGGGTTGTCCGGCCGCCTTCATCGCGGATGAAGGGTTAATCACGCTGGCTCAGAATGCGATTACGAAACTCCAGTTGAACGCGGTGCGCGGTCTGATTGTCAGCGGCGATGTGTTTATTAACGGCGCGGAACCGTTGGCCCGCATCCGTAAAACCTTCCCCAAGGCCATCGCGGTTGAGATGGAAGCCACGGCGATTGCCCATGTCTGCCACCAGTTTGCCGTACCTTTCGTCATCGTGCGGGCAATTTCCGACGTCGCCGACCAAGAGTCCCACCTGAGCTTTGATGAATTTCTGTCCGTGGCCGCGCAGCAATCTACCCGCATGGTAGAAACCATGTTGCAGGCATTGGCGGAGCATCGGTAA
- the btuF gene encoding vitamin B12 ABC transporter substrate-binding protein BtuF, translating into MTLRIRALFGLLLFFTAAAANAVPQRVISLAPHATEMAYAAGMGTQLVAVSSWSDYPAQAQKLEQVASWQGINLERILELKPDLILAWREGNPQRPLDQLAGFGIPIVYLDAKTLNDIPATLTKLAQYSSHPEQAKQTASALRQQLAELQRQYASNSPVRVFMQFGAHPLFTSAQGTLQSQVISLCGAQNIFSDSPVPWPQVSREQVLMRKPQAIIISGSSDAIANTQAFWQPQLSVPVIAVNEDWFNRNGPRLLLAAQQICRQLAELKKND; encoded by the coding sequence ATGACATTGCGGATTCGCGCTCTTTTCGGACTTCTGCTATTTTTCACCGCCGCCGCGGCAAACGCGGTTCCGCAACGCGTGATCAGTCTGGCGCCGCATGCCACGGAAATGGCATACGCCGCCGGGATGGGAACCCAGTTAGTGGCGGTCAGCAGTTGGTCCGACTATCCTGCGCAAGCGCAAAAGCTGGAACAGGTTGCCTCCTGGCAGGGGATTAACCTTGAACGGATCCTGGAACTCAAGCCCGACCTCATTCTGGCCTGGCGTGAAGGGAATCCGCAAAGGCCGCTGGATCAGCTGGCCGGATTTGGTATTCCTATTGTTTATCTGGATGCCAAAACGCTTAATGATATTCCCGCTACACTGACGAAGCTGGCGCAATACAGTTCTCATCCGGAACAGGCGAAGCAAACCGCCAGCGCGCTTCGCCAGCAATTGGCGGAACTACAGCGGCAATACGCCAGCAATAGTCCGGTGCGGGTGTTTATGCAGTTTGGCGCCCATCCGCTGTTCACTTCAGCGCAAGGCACCTTGCAAAGTCAGGTTATCTCACTGTGCGGCGCGCAGAATATCTTCAGCGACAGTCCGGTTCCCTGGCCGCAGGTTAGCCGGGAACAGGTATTAATGCGCAAACCACAGGCGATTATCATCAGCGGTTCCTCTGACGCCATAGCGAATACACAAGCATTCTGGCAGCCGCAATTATCCGTTCCGGTGATTGCAGTCAATGAAGATTGGTTCAATCGCAACGGACCGCGTTTATTACTGGCGGCGCAGCAGATTTGCCGACAATTAGCCGAACTGAAAAAAAATGATTAG
- the dgt gene encoding dGTPase, whose translation MSDIDFAKKMSFQRPLSHPITAEDEYSIVRQFESDRGRIINSAAIRRLQQKTQVFPLERNAAVRSRLTHSMEVQQVGRYIAKDILERLKRDNRLETLGLAQLQTPFESMVEMACLMHDIGNPPFGHFGESAINNWFGQLMDVAHAGDAAREDNCQVGFLHLKEDGLNELRCRIRQDLSHFEGNAQAIRLVHTLLKLNLTYGQVGCILKYTRPAYWREETPAEFDYLMKKPGYYLAEEAFVTTLREELAMGEFHRHPLTYIMEAADDISYCIADLEDAVEKDILTIEQLYEHLHHSWGEVLSGDLFSKTVAKSYENRSRHQWRSTNDQFFMNLRVNTVAKLVPHASQRFIDNLPEIYSGAFNQALLEDESAQNRLLKIFKQVALKHVFNHHEVEQLELQGYRVIRGLLDIYSPLLEMSYQDFSQLVQEGTHRRYPIETRLFHKLSSKHCMAYREAVENLRHLSDKEQEIREYYFRARLIQDYISGMTDLYAYDEYRRLMAAE comes from the coding sequence ATGTCTGATATCGATTTTGCGAAAAAGATGAGTTTTCAGCGCCCCCTCAGTCATCCGATTACGGCTGAGGATGAATATTCCATTGTTCGTCAGTTTGAGAGCGATCGCGGACGTATCATCAACTCCGCCGCCATTCGCCGGTTACAGCAAAAAACCCAGGTTTTCCCGCTGGAACGTAATGCCGCGGTGCGTTCCCGTCTGACGCACTCAATGGAAGTTCAGCAGGTTGGGCGTTACATCGCCAAAGATATTCTGGAACGGCTAAAGCGGGACAACCGGCTGGAAACGCTGGGACTGGCCCAACTGCAAACGCCGTTTGAAAGCATGGTGGAAATGGCCTGCCTGATGCACGACATCGGCAACCCTCCTTTTGGTCATTTCGGCGAGTCGGCGATTAATAATTGGTTCGGTCAGTTAATGGATGTTGCGCATGCCGGAGATGCAGCCCGCGAAGATAACTGTCAGGTCGGCTTTTTACATCTTAAAGAGGATGGCTTGAACGAATTGCGTTGCCGTATTCGTCAGGACTTAAGCCATTTTGAAGGCAATGCGCAGGCTATCCGTTTAGTCCATACCCTGCTTAAGCTGAATCTGACCTATGGACAGGTCGGCTGTATTTTGAAATATACCCGCCCCGCGTATTGGCGCGAAGAAACGCCGGCGGAATTTGATTATCTGATGAAAAAGCCCGGCTATTATCTGGCGGAGGAAGCCTTCGTAACGACACTGCGTGAAGAGCTGGCGATGGGGGAGTTTCATCGCCATCCGCTGACTTATATTATGGAAGCGGCGGATGATATTTCTTATTGCATCGCCGATTTGGAAGATGCCGTAGAGAAAGATATTCTCACCATTGAACAGCTCTATGAACATTTACATCACTCCTGGGGCGAGGTTCTGTCGGGAGATCTATTCAGTAAGACAGTGGCGAAATCTTATGAAAACCGCAGCCGTCACCAATGGCGCAGCACCAACGATCAGTTTTTTATGAATCTTCGCGTGAATACAGTGGCTAAACTGGTGCCGCACGCCTCTCAGCGTTTTATTGATAATCTGCCGGAAATTTATTCGGGAGCCTTTAATCAGGCGCTGTTGGAAGATGAAAGCGCCCAGAATCGGTTATTGAAAATATTTAAGCAGGTGGCGTTAAAACACGTATTTAATCACCATGAGGTTGAACAGCTGGAGCTTCAGGGTTACCGGGTGATCCGCGGGTTACTGGATATTTATAGTCCGTTGCTTGAGATGTCGTATCAGGACTTTAGCCAATTAGTGCAAGAAGGAACGCACAGACGCTATCCGATTGAAACGCGGCTGTTTCACAAATTATCCAGCAAACACTGCATGGCCTACCGGGAAGCCGTGGAGAACCTGCGGCACCTGTCTGATAAAGAACAGGAGATTCGCGAATATTATTTCCGGGCTCGTTTGATTCAGGATTATATCAGCGGTATGACCGATCTTTATGCCTACGATGAGTATCGTCGCCTGATGGCGGCGGAATAA